From a single Streptomyces misionensis genomic region:
- a CDS encoding SDR family oxidoreductase gives MSKQLEGKVALVAGATRGAGRGIAVELGAAGATVYVTGRSTRAHRSEYDRPETVEDTADLVSAAGGTGIAVAVDHLRHAAVRGLVERIADEQGRLDILVNDIWGGEKLFEWDTPVWEHDLDNGLKLLRLAVETHAVTSHFALPLLLRRPGGLVVEVTDGTADYNRDTYRVNLFYDLAKASVLRMAFALGHELGPRGATAVALTPGWMRSELMLDQFGVREDNWRDALAREPHFAISETPRFTGRAVAALAADPDVARFNGRSLSSGGLAREYGFTDLDGSRPDAWRYLTEVQDAGRPADTTGYR, from the coding sequence ATGTCGAAACAGCTGGAGGGCAAGGTCGCGCTGGTCGCGGGCGCGACCCGGGGCGCCGGACGGGGCATCGCCGTGGAACTCGGCGCGGCCGGCGCGACCGTCTACGTCACCGGACGCAGCACCCGCGCCCACCGCTCCGAGTACGACCGCCCCGAGACCGTCGAGGACACCGCGGACCTCGTCTCCGCGGCCGGCGGCACCGGCATCGCCGTGGCGGTCGACCACCTCCGGCACGCCGCCGTGCGCGGCCTGGTGGAGCGCATCGCGGACGAACAGGGCCGCCTGGACATCCTCGTCAACGACATCTGGGGCGGCGAGAAGCTCTTCGAGTGGGACACCCCGGTGTGGGAGCACGACCTCGACAACGGCCTGAAACTCCTCCGGCTCGCGGTCGAGACGCACGCCGTCACCAGCCACTTCGCGCTGCCGCTGCTGCTGCGCCGGCCCGGCGGCCTGGTCGTGGAGGTCACCGACGGCACCGCCGACTACAACCGGGACACCTACCGGGTGAACCTCTTCTACGACCTCGCCAAGGCCTCCGTCCTGCGCATGGCCTTCGCCCTCGGGCACGAACTGGGTCCGCGCGGTGCCACGGCCGTCGCCCTCACCCCCGGCTGGATGCGCTCGGAGCTGATGCTGGACCAGTTCGGCGTCCGCGAGGACAACTGGCGCGACGCCCTCGCCCGCGAACCGCACTTCGCCATCTCCGAGACCCCGCGCTTCACCGGCCGGGCCGTCGCCGCCCTGGCCGCCGACCCCGACGTGGCCCGCTTCAACGGCCGGTCACTCTCCAGCGGCGGCCTCGCCCGGGAGTACGGCTTCACCGACCTCGACGGCAGCCGCCCCGACGCCTGGCGGTATCTGACGGAGGTCCAGGACGCGGGCCGGCCGGCGGACACGACGGGCTACCGGTGA
- a CDS encoding SDR family NAD(P)-dependent oxidoreductase: protein MSDQTRFTGHGVLVTGAARGIGAAVARRLAEEGGGVLVTDRDLPEAERTAAALRQEGLTAEAFACDVADRAAVEAAVARAVDAFGSLDVLVNCAAHCSPDAPLFEDGSDEAWARDLDVTLTGAYRCCRAALPHLAASGRGAIVSIGSVNGLQDFGNQAYSAAKAGLGSLTRTLAGQVAARGVRMNLVAPGTVRTSAWEGRDDDVAAVRGLYPLGRVGEPEDIAAAVAFLASRDAAWITGTTLVVDGGLTAVHTGFHQALRHPRG from the coding sequence ATGAGCGATCAGACCCGCTTTACGGGACACGGAGTTCTCGTCACCGGGGCGGCGCGCGGCATCGGCGCCGCCGTCGCCCGGCGGCTCGCCGAGGAGGGCGGCGGCGTCCTGGTCACCGACCGGGACCTGCCCGAGGCCGAGCGGACCGCCGCCGCGCTGCGACAAGAGGGGCTGACGGCCGAGGCGTTCGCGTGCGACGTGGCCGACCGCGCCGCCGTGGAGGCGGCCGTGGCCCGTGCCGTCGACGCCTTCGGCTCCCTGGACGTGCTGGTCAACTGCGCCGCCCACTGCTCCCCGGACGCCCCGCTCTTCGAGGACGGCTCGGACGAGGCATGGGCGCGCGACCTCGACGTCACCCTGACCGGCGCCTACCGCTGCTGCCGCGCGGCCCTGCCCCACCTGGCCGCGTCCGGACGCGGCGCCATCGTGAGCATCGGCTCCGTCAACGGCCTCCAGGACTTCGGCAACCAGGCGTACAGCGCCGCCAAGGCCGGTCTCGGCTCCCTCACCCGCACCCTCGCCGGGCAGGTGGCGGCCCGGGGCGTCCGGATGAACCTGGTGGCACCGGGCACGGTGCGCACCTCGGCCTGGGAGGGACGCGACGACGACGTGGCGGCCGTCCGCGGGCTGTATCCGCTGGGCAGGGTCGGCGAGCCGGAGGACATCGCCGCCGCGGTCGCCTTCCTCGCCTCCCGCGACGCCGCCTGGATCACGGGCACCACCCTGGTGGTCGACGGCGGCCTCACCGCGGTGCACACCGGCTTCCACCAGGCGCTGCGGCATCCGCGCGGCTGA
- a CDS encoding LysR family transcriptional regulator, with amino-acid sequence MELRQLRYFVAVVEEGGFTRAAERLRLAQPGLSAQIRQLERELGQPLLDRSGRAVRPTEVGEAVLPYARAALAAVEGVRQTAEEYTGLLRGRVAIGLVPGTLAHAFDLAGLLAAFHRAHPGVEVTLTEDVSDRMLAALRGGALDLAVAGVAGQDPPPGIAWEVVIDEPLVVAAVPDHPLMTGHPGARAVAPAALDGHRLIGLPHGTGMRTVLDRLCAGAGFRPHIAFEAATPDALARLAARGLGVAVLPGRGPRPGLRTLALADPRARGRVALAWRTPDPLSPAARELLRRLRQGMRAER; translated from the coding sequence ATGGAGTTGAGGCAGCTGCGGTACTTCGTGGCGGTGGTGGAGGAGGGCGGTTTCACCCGGGCCGCAGAGCGGCTGCGGCTGGCGCAGCCGGGGCTCAGCGCGCAGATACGGCAGCTGGAGCGGGAGTTGGGGCAGCCGCTGCTGGACCGCTCCGGGCGGGCGGTGCGGCCGACGGAGGTCGGGGAGGCCGTGCTGCCGTACGCGCGGGCCGCGCTCGCGGCGGTCGAGGGGGTGCGGCAGACCGCCGAGGAGTACACGGGCCTGCTGCGCGGGCGGGTCGCGATCGGCCTCGTGCCCGGCACCCTCGCCCACGCCTTCGACCTGGCCGGACTGCTGGCCGCCTTCCACCGGGCACATCCCGGGGTGGAGGTCACCCTCACCGAGGACGTCTCGGACCGGATGCTGGCCGCGCTGCGCGGCGGCGCGCTGGACCTCGCGGTGGCCGGGGTGGCGGGACAGGACCCGCCGCCGGGCATCGCGTGGGAGGTGGTCATCGACGAGCCGCTGGTCGTTGCGGCCGTCCCCGACCACCCCCTGATGACCGGGCACCCGGGGGCACGGGCCGTCGCGCCGGCCGCGCTGGACGGACACCGGCTGATCGGGCTGCCGCACGGGACCGGGATGCGGACCGTCCTGGACCGGCTGTGCGCCGGGGCCGGGTTCCGGCCGCACATCGCCTTCGAGGCGGCGACCCCGGACGCGCTGGCGCGCCTCGCCGCGCGTGGTCTCGGCGTCGCCGTCCTGCCCGGCCGCGGCCCCCGCCCCGGCTTGCGCACCCTCGCCCTCGCGGACCCGCGCGCCCGCGGCCGGGTGGCCCTCGCCTGGCGCACCCCGGACCCGCTGAGCCCCGCCGCGCGGGAGCTGCTGCGCCGGCTGCGGCAGGGGATGCGCGCCGAGCGGTGA
- a CDS encoding maleylpyruvate isomerase family mycothiol-dependent enzyme has protein sequence MGKAAADIATLIAAERRELANFFEGFSPAQWEAPSLCAGWRVREVVAHMSTGFRHPTAKVLLELVRARGSLHRTTDRLARRDAAAYPDRELAGFLRAHAHHPWTPPVGGRAAALGHDVVHGLDVTVALGLDRRVPEDRLRIVLAAVDPRAFRFFGTDLTGVRLCADDLDWSFGTGAPLHGAAQDLLLVAYGRRLPGGRLRGEEVHRFVTA, from the coding sequence ATGGGGAAAGCAGCCGCCGACATCGCCACGCTCATCGCCGCCGAACGTCGTGAACTGGCCAATTTTTTCGAGGGGTTCAGTCCCGCGCAGTGGGAGGCGCCCAGTCTCTGCGCGGGCTGGCGGGTACGGGAGGTGGTCGCGCACATGTCGACGGGATTCCGCCACCCGACGGCGAAGGTGCTGCTGGAACTGGTCAGGGCGCGCGGCAGTCTGCACCGTACGACCGACCGGCTCGCCCGGCGGGACGCGGCCGCGTACCCGGACCGCGAACTCGCCGGTTTCCTGCGCGCCCACGCCCACCACCCCTGGACGCCCCCGGTCGGCGGCCGTGCCGCGGCCCTCGGCCACGACGTCGTCCACGGGCTGGACGTCACCGTCGCCCTCGGCCTGGACCGGCGCGTCCCCGAGGACCGGCTGCGCATCGTCCTCGCCGCCGTCGATCCACGGGCCTTCCGGTTCTTCGGCACCGACCTCACCGGGGTCCGGCTGTGCGCCGACGACCTCGACTGGTCCTTCGGCACCGGTGCGCCCCTGCACGGCGCGGCCCAGGACCTGCTGCTCGTCGCCTACGGCCGCAGGCTCCCCGGCGGCCGGCTGCGGGGTGAGGAAGTTCACCGTTTCGTCACAGCGTGA
- a CDS encoding L,D-transpeptidase family protein: MGDIRRRAVVALGVTGLVAPLTLALTAAPAQAASYCTTATGPHQKQVEKFLGRPVDGRQSAADCKAIRAFQAKNGITPTIGYAGNVTWGVMDLITKQRAVGKNPNKSGACPVNKGRIACVDLTHQLSWIQDGKKLVYGPVPVRTGRKGYVTRTGLKKIYWRDIDHVSSLYNGVPMPYSQFFDGGQAFHSVGLSMWNPPGSHGCVNMTGKDAKKYWSLLHNGDDVFVYGRKPGT, encoded by the coding sequence ATGGGGGACATACGTAGACGAGCCGTTGTCGCGCTGGGCGTCACGGGCCTGGTGGCGCCGCTCACACTGGCTCTCACCGCGGCCCCGGCCCAGGCCGCGAGTTACTGCACCACCGCGACGGGCCCGCACCAGAAGCAGGTGGAGAAGTTCCTCGGCCGCCCGGTCGACGGCCGGCAGTCCGCCGCCGACTGCAAGGCCATCCGCGCCTTCCAGGCCAAGAACGGCATCACGCCCACCATCGGTTACGCCGGGAACGTCACCTGGGGTGTGATGGACCTCATCACCAAGCAGCGTGCCGTGGGCAAGAACCCCAACAAGAGCGGCGCGTGCCCGGTGAACAAGGGCCGGATCGCGTGCGTGGACCTGACCCACCAGCTCAGCTGGATCCAGGACGGCAAGAAGCTCGTCTACGGTCCGGTGCCCGTGCGCACCGGCCGCAAGGGGTACGTCACCCGCACCGGCCTGAAGAAGATCTACTGGCGTGACATCGACCACGTCTCGTCGCTGTACAACGGTGTGCCCATGCCGTACAGCCAGTTCTTCGACGGCGGCCAGGCCTTCCACTCGGTGGGCCTGAGCATGTGGAACCCGCCGGGCTCGCACGGCTGCGTCAACATGACCGGCAAGGACGCCAAGAAGTACTGGTCGCTGCTGCACAACGGCGACGACGTCTTCGTCTACGGCCGCAAGCCCGGCACCTGA